A stretch of the Panicum virgatum strain AP13 chromosome 9N, P.virgatum_v5, whole genome shotgun sequence genome encodes the following:
- the LOC120692514 gene encoding uncharacterized protein DDB_G0275933-like — MGYLQEARENHVKKKVEEALRSKMKQKALKECDFYCSKYAECARGRTFSVVWQCRKQAKELNECLHQFTNDSVLEEMKKAYMVEQESKEMKQ, encoded by the exons ATGGGATACCTCCAGGAGGCCAGGGAGAATCACGTCAAGAAGAAGGTCGAGGAAG CTTTGCGCAGCAAAATGAAACAAAAGGCCCTGAAGGAATGTGATTTTTATTGTTCAAAATATGCTGAGTGTGCTCGAGGAAGAACATTTTCTGTAGTATGGCAATGCcgtaaacaagcaaaagagttGAATGAATGCCTTCATCAGTT CACGAATGATTCAGTCCTGGAAGAAATGAAGAAAGCTTACATGGTTGAGCAAGAGAGCAAGGAGATGAAACAATAA